The Gordonibacter urolithinfaciens genome contains a region encoding:
- a CDS encoding winged helix-turn-helix transcriptional regulator, with amino-acid sequence MGYSGYSYSALTQAEFYKAEAELIRFGERLAHSPSAKHLQDTLLAIDAIFAIRMSHDMTLPAVPLITAFDLSNWKYRGDAERGIRTQRPEFRFPDNCLNAALQAIHYMQAIEWASAVSRQDAAITMETVLHLHEILLSGKTGDNRYHGFRSNFLPHKKGSDPTAIPLEVSDLCAFASSEAYSPLGQASIIHWAFERIVPFDTMIDRTGLILAFMPMFRRGLFANGYMAPICWGASIGREYRRKLKDSSRVDRSPGKGEDLREHWAVYNAQNTYLSVVVADSFLAEAEKLSAKWRSQNLRIPAHSALDKLLDLLLGNPGLSTIRAAELIGKSYGATNEAIRQLARAGIVREVAVDGRERIFVCGQSAAMITDFVESLVKKGDEAESSGVRC; translated from the coding sequence CGGCTCGCGCATAGCCCCAGCGCGAAGCACCTGCAGGACACGCTGCTGGCCATCGATGCCATCTTCGCCATCCGCATGTCGCATGACATGACGCTTCCGGCCGTTCCCCTGATCACCGCGTTCGATCTGTCGAACTGGAAGTACCGTGGCGATGCCGAGCGGGGCATACGCACGCAGAGGCCGGAGTTTCGGTTCCCCGACAACTGCTTGAACGCCGCCCTGCAGGCTATTCACTATATGCAGGCCATAGAGTGGGCTTCTGCTGTGAGCAGGCAGGATGCCGCTATCACCATGGAAACCGTTCTGCACCTTCACGAGATCCTCTTGAGCGGGAAGACGGGGGACAACCGCTACCATGGTTTCAGGAGCAACTTCCTGCCGCACAAGAAAGGATCCGACCCCACCGCCATCCCTTTGGAGGTCAGCGACCTCTGCGCTTTCGCGAGCAGCGAGGCGTACTCGCCGCTCGGGCAAGCGTCCATCATCCATTGGGCTTTCGAGAGGATCGTTCCGTTCGACACGATGATCGACCGAACGGGGCTGATCCTGGCCTTCATGCCCATGTTCAGACGCGGCCTTTTCGCGAACGGCTACATGGCGCCCATATGCTGGGGCGCCTCCATCGGGAGGGAATACCGTCGGAAGCTGAAGGACTCCTCCCGCGTCGACCGCTCGCCGGGAAAGGGGGAGGACCTAAGGGAGCACTGGGCGGTATACAATGCGCAGAACACGTACCTGTCGGTGGTCGTGGCGGACTCGTTCTTGGCCGAAGCGGAGAAGCTGAGCGCGAAGTGGAGGTCGCAGAACCTGCGCATACCGGCCCATTCGGCACTGGACAAGCTGTTGGACCTGCTTTTGGGAAACCCCGGGCTCTCCACGATACGCGCTGCCGAGCTGATCGGGAAGAGCTACGGCGCCACCAACGAGGCCATCAGGCAGCTGGCTCGGGCGGGGATCGTCCGGGAAGTGGCGGTCGACGGCAGGGAGCGCATCTTCGTGTGCGGGCAGTCTGCCGCCATGATCACGGATTTTGTGGAAAGCCTGGTCAAGAAGGGCGACGAGGCGGAATCGAGCGGGGTGCGCTGCTAG
- a CDS encoding IS30 family transposase — protein MGDSKGGRRPLTYDDRLAIERGLNRGDRIAWIARTIGRAPKVVAEEVKRNWTDDPQGMLVVRTRNICSKAGLCEVRGLCKGMCRARCSRCKDFLCNSLCPDFEAKPCEKLARSPFCCNACPSRVGGGCRHPYRYYQAKWAQDAADARRSESRQGIDCDPEAFESAITLISDGLAKGQSPQHIFAANPGAIPFGVRSLYNYLGGAKAGDLSKLDLPKAVRYKPRSKSKSAKSSNIPREVLEGRRWTDFCALDQADRDNAVEMDTVVGRQGRDSQCILTLFVRRIGFQFYILLPDKSATSVVEALDTLQELCGPRFSQAFGLILCDRGSEFSDAERIEHGRNGVKRLSLFYCDPLQSQQKGRCERCHEELRRILPKGKTNFDALTCRDMAACMSHVNSYLRGKMDWMAPVEMARLVLPQGLLDAYGVEEIEPKEVNLTPHLVPHAITLI, from the coding sequence ATGGGGGATTCCAAGGGCGGTAGGCGCCCACTCACCTACGACGACAGGCTCGCGATAGAGCGTGGCCTGAACAGAGGGGACAGGATAGCGTGGATCGCGAGGACGATTGGCCGCGCGCCCAAGGTGGTCGCCGAGGAGGTAAAGCGCAACTGGACCGACGACCCCCAGGGAATGCTCGTGGTCCGAACCCGCAACATCTGCTCGAAGGCGGGGCTCTGCGAGGTGCGCGGGCTGTGCAAGGGCATGTGCAGGGCGCGCTGCAGCAGGTGCAAGGACTTCCTCTGTAACTCGCTCTGTCCCGATTTCGAGGCGAAGCCGTGCGAGAAGCTGGCAAGGAGCCCGTTCTGCTGCAACGCCTGCCCGAGCAGGGTCGGCGGCGGGTGCCGTCATCCCTATAGGTACTACCAGGCGAAATGGGCCCAAGACGCAGCCGACGCCAGGCGCAGCGAGTCCAGGCAGGGGATAGACTGCGACCCCGAGGCGTTCGAGAGCGCGATAACCCTGATATCGGACGGCCTCGCCAAAGGCCAGAGCCCGCAGCACATATTCGCCGCGAACCCCGGCGCCATACCGTTCGGCGTGCGCAGCCTCTACAACTACCTCGGCGGCGCCAAGGCGGGGGATCTGTCGAAGCTCGACCTGCCGAAGGCCGTACGCTACAAGCCCAGGTCGAAGTCGAAGTCCGCCAAATCCTCCAACATTCCGCGCGAGGTGCTCGAGGGGAGGCGGTGGACGGATTTCTGCGCCCTCGACCAGGCCGACCGCGACAACGCCGTCGAGATGGACACGGTGGTCGGGAGGCAGGGCAGGGACTCGCAGTGCATCTTGACGCTGTTCGTCAGGCGCATAGGGTTCCAGTTCTACATCCTCCTACCGGACAAGTCGGCGACCAGCGTGGTCGAGGCGCTCGACACCCTCCAGGAGCTCTGCGGGCCCCGGTTCTCCCAGGCCTTCGGCCTGATCCTCTGCGACCGCGGAAGCGAGTTCAGCGATGCGGAGCGCATCGAGCACGGCAGGAACGGCGTGAAGCGGCTGAGCCTCTTCTACTGCGATCCGCTCCAGAGCCAGCAAAAGGGACGTTGCGAGCGCTGCCACGAGGAGCTTAGGCGGATACTGCCGAAGGGAAAAACGAACTTCGACGCCTTGACCTGCCGCGACATGGCGGCGTGCATGAGCCACGTTAACAGCTACCTTCGCGGCAAGATGGACTGGATGGCGCCCGTCGAGATGGCGCGCCTCGTGCTTCCGCAAGGGCTCCTCGACGCGTACGGGGTCGAG